A window of Suncus etruscus isolate mSunEtr1 chromosome 4, mSunEtr1.pri.cur, whole genome shotgun sequence contains these coding sequences:
- the LOC126006038 gene encoding ribosome biogenesis protein NSA2 homolog: MPQNEYIELHRKCYGYRLDYHEKKRKKEGREAHERSKKAKKMIGLKAKLYHKQRHAEKIQMKKTIKMHEKRNTKQRNDENTPQGAVPAYLLDREGQSRAKVLSNMIKQKRKEKAGKWEVPLPKVRAQGETEVLKVIRTGKRKKKAWKRMVTKVCFVGDGFTRKPPKYERFIRPMGLRFKKAHVTHPELKATFCLPILGVKKNPSSPLYTSLGVITKGTVIEVNVSELGLVTQGGKVIWGKYAQVTNNPENDGCINAVLLV; encoded by the coding sequence ATGCCACAAAACGAATATATTGAGTTACACCGTAAGTGCTATGGTTATCGTTTGGACTAccatgagaaaaagagaaagaaagaaggtcgTGAGGCTCATGAGCgttcaaagaaagcaaaaaagatgaTTGGTCTGAAGGCTAAGCTCTACCATAAACAGCGTCATGCagagaaaatacaaatgaaaaagacTATTAAGATGCATGAAAAGAGAAACACCAAACAAAGGAATGATGAAAACACCCCACAAGGAGCAGTACCTGCGTACCTGCTGGACAGAGAGGGACAATCCCGGGCTAAAGTACTTTCCAATATGATTAAACAAAAACGAAAAGAGAAAGCGGGAAAATGGGAAGTTCCTCTGCCCAAAGTTCGTGCCCAGGGAGAAACAGAAGTCTTAAAAGTTATTCgaacaggaaagagaaagaagaaagcatgGAAGAGAATGGTTACTAAAGTCTGCTTTGTTGGAGATGGCTTTACGCGAAAACCACCTAAATATGAAAGATTCATTAGGCCAATGGGTTTACGTTTTAAGAAAGCCCATGTAACACATCCTGAACTGAAAGCTACATTTTGCCTGCCAATACTTGGTGTAAAGAAGAATCCCTCATCTCCACTGTATACTAGTTTGGGTGTTATCACCAAAGGAACTGTCATTGAGGTCAACGTCAGCGAGTTGGGCCTTGTCACACAGGGAGGCAAGGTTATTTGGGGAAAATATGCCCAGGTTACCAACAATCCTGAAAATGATGGATGCATCAATGCAGTCTTACTGGTTTAA